The sequence below is a genomic window from Candidatus Coatesbacteria bacterium.
GGCGCCCCACTTCGCCGACGGCAAGATGGTCACCAACGTCCAGGACGAGCTGCTGCGCCAGGCCCACGACATTCTGCGCGCCGCCCAGGATAACCGTGCGCGACCTGAAGAAATCGACGCCGCCGCCGCCGGTCTGGTGCGGGAGACTGCCGCCCGCCACGCCGAGGTCTTCCGCGGCGCCGCGGAGCTGGAGGCCCTCGAGGGAACCCTGCGGGAGCTGGCCGGCTCCGAGCGCGGCGAGTTGATCACCAGCCTGGCCGCCCGGGCCGCCGCGGCGATGACCCAACTGCCGCCGCGGCTCAATCCCCTGTTCGACGCCCTGTTCTTCGCCGGCGTCCGGCGCGCCGCCGCCGCCGAGTACGAGGAGGCCGTCGCCCAGGCCAAGGCCGAGACGGTAACAGCCGACGATGAACCCCGGCGGATCATAACCCCGGAAGAGGCCCGCCGCGAGGAAGACGCCGGGAACTGAAAACGCTTCGAGCCAACCGCAGCGGAGGGTGAGTCATGGAACGTCGTATCGTCAACACCGACCGGGCGCCGGCCGCCGTCGGCCCCTACAGCCAGGCCGTCGTAGCCGGCGGGCTGGTCTTCACCGCCGGACAGATACCCGTGGATCCGGCAACGGGTGAGCTGATCGACGAGATCCGGGCCGCCACCCGCCGGGTGCTCGAGAACCTGGACGCCGTGCTGCGCGCCGCCGGCAGCTCCCTGGAGCAAGCCGTCAAGCTGACCGTCTTCATGACCGACCTCGGTCAGTTCGCCGCCATGAACGAGGTCTACGCCGAGTTCTTCCCGGAAACCCACCCGGCGCGCTCCGCCGTCGAGGTGGCCCGCTTGCCCAAGAACGCCGTCATCGAGGCCGAGGCCGTCGCCGTCCGGCCCGCCGACGCTTGACACCCCAGCGAAACAGCGGCTAAAATCCCTTCATATTAACCCGGTTACCCGCCACAGCGATAAACATTCGACCGGCCCGCCGTCCGCACCCCTTGAGTGAGGTTTCCATGAAGCGCCATGCCCGCCGTTTGCTCCCCCTGATCGTCCCGGCCGTTCTCGCCGGTTGCCTGGTCGCCGGTTGCACCGACCTGCCCATCAACGAATACGGCGACACCCCCACCGACGCGGGATTGAAGATCATGGCCCTCGAACAGGCCGCCGAGGAGATCGCCGAGTTGGACGTGCTGCGACCGGGGATGATCTCCCAGATCGAGGACCTGGCTGCCGGTGACGAGCACACCCTGCTCCACGACCGCTTCGAGGAGGCCCTGGTTTCCGAGCTGACCCGCCGCGGCCTCTACGCCGGTTCCCTCGGCGATGCGGGCAACGGAGATGAAAAACCGCCTCCCGAGAGCGGAGGCGGCTCCGGCAGCCTCAGCTACCGCCTCGTCGAGTGCCGGGTGATCTACAACAAGTCGGGCTCCAACGTCCAGCGCCGCGCCGTCGCCGTCGTTCACGCCCGCCTGGCCGACGCCGGGGGACGGGGTTACCTCTGGGCCGACGAGATCACCGGCGAGAGCGAAGACTTCATCAAGGTCGCCGCTGCCGAGGACCTGATCGACACCCGCTACCCCGACATCGGACCCCAACCGCCCGAAGAGGAAGACACCCCCGTACTCGAACCGATCATCGCCACCGCCGTCACCGTAGGGTTGATCCTGTTGTTCAGCTTCAACAGCCAGTAGGGCCCGTCAGGTGAGTCGGCGACGATCCGTCGCATCCTCGACCTCGAAGTCAGGCCCCCACCGGGGGCCGCTTCACTAGCCCGGCTCGACTGAACACGGCTTGGCGGCAGGCAGGCGCACCGTCGCCGAAAATCCGCCCCCGCGACCCTTGAAAAACCATCTTCCAAGAACAATCCAGCACCCCGACCCCCGCGCCGCCGGAACTGGCACGGTTTTTGCGGAGGCGCAACCTGCGGGTCGCGGTGAGGGGCGCCGAGATGCAAAAACCGTGCCAGTTCCGGCTCGCAGAAACCCGCGCCGGCTGTGGAACGGGTTTTTCAAGGGTCGCGGGTGGGATACCGTTGCGGCCGTCGCGATAACTGAATCGATATCTTACCTCCGAGCGGAAGCCTTATGAGCGAACGCGGATTATCCCGAGTGCCGGCCGCCGTCGGCCGTTGGACGGCGATGATACTCGTCGGCCTGCTGGCTTTCGCCGCCACGGCGGCGGTCATCGTCACTCTGGTGCTGCGTATCGCTTATACCAACGAGGAGCTCGAGGCGGAGCTGGCCGCGCTGATCAATGAGAGCCTGCTGGGCGAGGTGGAGTTGGGCGAGGTTTACCTTTCGCCCCTGTCCGGGGTGGTGGTTCGCGGGCTGACGGTTTATTCGAGTCCGGAGTTCGATCGGGTGCCGGCGTTGGAGCTCGACGAGTTCGTGTTGGCCTACGACCTGGGCGATCTGCTCGATGAGCGCGTGCTGGTCATCGACACGTTGGAGATCGGCGGTCTGCACGTCAACCTGGTCGAGCGTCCCGGGCTGGGCTGGAACCTGGAGCATCTGGCGCCGCCCTCCGAAGAGGAGGAGGAGGAACCCTTCACACTGGCGGACCTGCCGGTTTGTGTGCAACTCAACGGCGTCGGCATCCGTGAGCTGTCCGTTGCCGTCTCCGACGGTATCGCCGCCGAGCTGGGCGGTTTGTCCCTGGAGCTGGGCGAGCTGAACACCCATGCGGGTGGACCGCTGGAGTTGCGTTTGCACAAGGAGCCGGGTCCGGTGAGCCTGCGCCTGGGTCCCGCGGCCGAGCCGCAACTGGCCGCCGAGCTGGACAGCCTGGCCTTCAACCTCGATCTGACGGCCGCCGCCGAGAACAGCGAGCCCCGCCTCGAGGGTGACCTGTATCTGAGCGCCGCGGGCCTCGAGGTCGGCGCCCCCATGGAGCTGGCCCCCGCCGGCGCCCTCGTCCTCGATACGAGTCTGGAGATAGATTTCGCGGACGGTCGGATCGATCTCGACGTTCGCCGCCTGTCCCTGGGTGATTATTTCGGCCTGGGCCTGCGCACCGTCGTCGCCGTGGGGGCGGACCCCGGCGTTCGTCTGGCCCTGCGCGAGCTGCATCTCGAGGTTGCCCCGCTGCTCGAGGACTTCGGCGCCTTGCTGCCGCCCCTGGCGGCCGACGGCGCCGTCGACGCCGAACTGGTCACCCGGCTGGACCCCGACGGCTTCGGTGGATACGCCATCGACCTCGAGGGTGGCGTCGTCGTCAGCGAACTGTCCGCCGTCCTGCCCACCGCCGACGGCGCCGCCCGGATCGACGGTCTCGACGGCTCGCTGGACTTCAGCGGCTCGACGACCTTGGCCGAGCTGCAGCCCGAGCTGACCGTCGACGGCGATTTCCGCCTCCTTGCCGCCTCCCAGGGTCCGTACAGCGTCAGCG
It includes:
- a CDS encoding reactive intermediate/imine deaminase (has endoribonuclease activity on mRNA); this encodes MERRIVNTDRAPAAVGPYSQAVVAGGLVFTAGQIPVDPATGELIDEIRAATRRVLENLDAVLRAAGSSLEQAVKLTVFMTDLGQFAAMNEVYAEFFPETHPARSAVEVARLPKNAVIEAEAVAVRPADA